The Nitrospirota bacterium genome includes a window with the following:
- the folD gene encoding bifunctional methylenetetrahydrofolate dehydrogenase/methenyltetrahydrofolate cyclohydrolase FolD, translated as MAAEIIDGKRIAEVVKDNVRHEVEELKEKGINPGLAVVLVGEDPASKRYVSAKGKACKEVGIESIEHRLPADTDIKDLLSLIDSLNKDVRVHGILVQLPLPKHLDQKTVINSIAPEKDVDGLGPVSAGKLLLGEPAFLPCTPFGVMKMLEYYGIDPKGKYAVVIGRSILVGKPLALMLLSKNATVTMCHSQTKNLKEECLRADILCVVIGKARFITGDMIKEGAAVIDVGINVMPDGKLVGDVDFEAASKRAAYITPVPGGAGPMTIAMLLDNTVRAAKRSAGIEVDAGL; from the coding sequence ATGGCTGCAGAGATAATTGATGGGAAAAGAATAGCAGAGGTTGTTAAGGATAATGTAAGGCATGAGGTAGAAGAATTAAAAGAGAAGGGTATAAATCCAGGTCTTGCAGTAGTCCTCGTTGGTGAGGATCCTGCTTCCAAACGCTATGTGTCCGCAAAAGGTAAGGCATGCAAGGAGGTCGGTATAGAGAGTATCGAACACAGATTACCTGCAGATACAGATATAAAAGACCTTCTCTCATTGATAGATAGCCTAAATAAGGATGTCAGGGTGCACGGGATACTGGTTCAGCTACCACTTCCAAAACACCTTGACCAGAAAACTGTCATTAACAGTATAGCCCCTGAAAAGGATGTGGATGGACTCGGTCCTGTATCTGCTGGAAAGTTACTGCTCGGTGAGCCTGCATTTCTTCCATGTACACCATTCGGTGTGATGAAGATGCTTGAATACTATGGTATTGACCCTAAAGGAAAATATGCAGTTGTTATAGGACGTAGCATACTTGTCGGCAAACCATTAGCATTGATGCTCCTCAGCAAGAATGCCACAGTAACCATGTGTCATAGCCAGACCAAAAACCTCAAGGAGGAATGCCTTCGGGCAGATATCCTCTGTGTAGTAATAGGGAAGGCAAGGTTTATTACTGGAGATATGATAAAAGAAGGGGCTGCTGTTATTGATGTTGGCATCAATGTTATGCCTGATGGGAAATTGGTAGGTGATGTTGACTTTGAGGCTGCCTCAAAAAGGGCGGCATATATTACACCTGTGCCAGGAGGTGCAGGTCCAATGACTATAGCAATGCTCCTTGACAATACAGTAAGGGCTGCTAAAAGGTCAGCAGGCATTGAGGTAGATGCAGGGCTATAA
- the folE gene encoding GTP cyclohydrolase I FolE: protein MDKKKIAQGIRLVLEGIGEDINRPGVKETPNRVAEMYQEIFSGIETPTEDILRPIIGESHDEMVLLKDIPFYSICEHHLLPFAGKAYIAYIPSEGRIVGISTLAQALEVLAKRLQVQERLTAQLADLIMERLKPKGAMVVIEAEHLCLSMRGVKKPGSITVTSAVRGIFKTRESTRSEMLSFIKSRQE, encoded by the coding sequence ATGGATAAAAAGAAGATTGCACAGGGAATAAGGCTTGTTCTGGAAGGCATCGGTGAGGACATAAACCGCCCGGGCGTGAAAGAAACCCCGAACCGTGTAGCAGAGATGTATCAGGAGATATTCTCCGGAATAGAGACACCCACAGAGGATATCCTGCGTCCCATAATAGGCGAATCTCACGATGAGATGGTTCTTTTGAAAGATATCCCATTTTACTCTATATGCGAACATCATCTACTCCCATTTGCTGGTAAGGCTTATATCGCCTATATTCCGTCTGAAGGCAGGATAGTAGGAATAAGCACACTCGCACAGGCACTGGAGGTGCTTGCCAAGAGACTACAGGTTCAGGAAAGGCTTACTGCACAGCTTGCTGACCTCATCATGGAAAGGCTCAAACCAAAGGGTGCAATGGTGGTAATAGAGGCAGAACATCTATGTCTTTCAATGAGGGGTGTAAAGAAGCCAGGCTCGATAACAGTTACATCAGCAGTAAGGGGTATATTCAAGACAAGAGAATCTACGAGGTCAGAGATGTTGTCATTTATAAAGAGCCGTCAGGAGTAA
- a CDS encoding 5-formyltetrahydrofolate cyclo-ligase yields the protein MKKESLQKNSLREHLLKIRDDLKEEERLQKDKKIKENFFSLPEYKKANCVLFYVAFRSEVETKEMIKGALNSGKRVFIPVVEKKRNGLLLSELKDYDSELIPGYCGILEHPWKFLRPRMLLDVDLAILPGVGFDASGTRLGYGGGYYDRLLKEIHKDLYLVALAYELQIVDYIPAESHDVKIDKIITEERTIEVNK from the coding sequence TTGAAGAAAGAATCGCTCCAAAAAAACAGTCTTAGAGAGCATCTCCTTAAAATACGGGATGATCTCAAAGAAGAAGAACGTCTTCAAAAAGACAAGAAGATAAAGGAGAATTTTTTTTCACTCCCCGAGTATAAAAAGGCTAACTGTGTCCTCTTTTATGTTGCATTCAGAAGTGAAGTGGAAACCAAAGAAATGATAAAGGGAGCACTAAATTCAGGGAAGAGAGTATTCATCCCTGTAGTTGAGAAGAAAAGAAATGGACTCTTACTCTCAGAGTTAAAGGATTACGATAGTGAACTTATACCTGGATACTGCGGCATCTTAGAGCATCCGTGGAAATTCTTGAGACCGAGGATGCTTCTTGATGTCGATCTTGCAATCTTACCTGGGGTAGGGTTCGATGCCAGTGGCACGAGACTTGGATATGGTGGAGGGTATTATGACCGTCTGCTGAAAGAAATCCACAAAGACTTATATCTTGTTGCCCTTGCATATGAACTTCAGATAGTTGACTATATCCCAGCAGAATCTCATGATGTAAAGATCGACAAGATTATTACGGAAGAAAGAACTATAGAGGTGAACAAATAA
- a CDS encoding carbon monoxide dehydrogenase accessory protein CooC, which yields MKIAITGKGGVGKTTLTGILSRIFASEGKKVLAVDADPDANLSGSLGIPKEKIKEIIPLSEASNLIEERTGVKPGTYGGVFKLNPKVDDIPERFCYYINGIKLLVLGKPKPGGSGCYCPENVLLRRLINHLMLKRDEVVIVDMEAGIEHLTRGTAEGVDAFIIVVEPGQRSIQTAEEIKRLAEDIGVKNIFVVANKIRGEEDKAWFETALKDMEIIGFIEFDHEIIRSDLEGRPAFEASPAAAYRVSAIKKALEERIAPKKQS from the coding sequence TTGAAGATTGCAATTACAGGCAAAGGAGGCGTAGGTAAAACAACTCTAACAGGGATTCTATCGAGGATTTTTGCATCAGAAGGGAAAAAGGTATTAGCAGTAGACGCAGATCCAGATGCCAATCTATCTGGGTCGCTTGGAATCCCGAAAGAGAAGATTAAAGAAATAATCCCTCTTTCAGAGGCAAGTAATCTTATAGAAGAAAGAACAGGTGTTAAACCAGGAACCTATGGTGGGGTATTCAAACTCAATCCAAAGGTGGATGATATACCCGAAAGATTCTGCTATTATATAAATGGAATTAAGCTACTTGTTCTAGGAAAGCCAAAACCAGGAGGTTCAGGTTGTTATTGTCCTGAGAATGTCCTGTTAAGGAGACTTATAAACCATCTGATGCTCAAAAGGGATGAGGTAGTGATCGTTGATATGGAGGCAGGGATCGAACACCTTACAAGGGGAACTGCTGAGGGGGTGGATGCATTTATAATAGTTGTTGAACCAGGACAGAGAAGTATTCAGACCGCAGAGGAGATAAAGAGGCTTGCTGAGGATATAGGGGTAAAGAACATTTTTGTTGTAGCTAATAAGATAAGGGGGGAAGAAGATAAAGCCTGGTTTGAAACTGCCTTAAAAGACATGGAGATAATCGGTTTTATAGAGTTTGACCATGAAATCATAAGGTCAGACCTTGAAGGACGACCTGCCTTTGAGGCATCGCCAGCAGCTGCTTATAGAGTATCAGCAATCAAGAAAGCCCTTGAAGAAAGAATCGCTCCAAAAAAACAGTCTTAG
- a CDS encoding argininosuccinate synthase translates to MDKKDKNIKKVVLAYSGGLDTSVIIKWLIERYNCEVIAFCANLGQGEDLDAIKEKALKTGASKVYIEDLKEEFAKDFVFPMLRANAVYEGRYLLGTSIARPLIAKKQIEIAEKEGADAVAHGATGKGNDQVRFELTYLALKPDIKVIAPWRKWGFDSRKSLIEYAEKKGIPVSATKEKPYSIDRNLLHISYEGGILEEPWVEPPLDTYTMIVPSEKAPDKPIYIEIDYEAGDPVAVDGERMSPAVLIERLNEIGGANGIGRVDIVENRFVGIKSRGVYETPGGTILHLAHRAVESITMDREVMHLRDLLIPKYSELIYYGFWFSPEREMLQKMIDESQKDVTGTARLKLYKGNCDVVGRKSPVSLYSPELATFEADKGYEQKDAEGFIKLNALRLRRRNKQK, encoded by the coding sequence ATGGATAAAAAAGATAAAAATATAAAAAAGGTGGTTCTTGCCTATTCAGGTGGACTCGATACCTCAGTAATCATAAAGTGGCTCATTGAGCGATATAACTGCGAGGTGATTGCTTTCTGTGCCAATCTGGGGCAGGGTGAAGACCTTGATGCGATAAAGGAGAAGGCGTTAAAGACAGGGGCATCAAAGGTCTATATAGAAGACCTGAAAGAAGAGTTTGCAAAAGACTTTGTATTCCCCATGTTAAGGGCAAATGCGGTCTATGAAGGTAGATATTTACTTGGAACATCGATTGCAAGACCGCTCATAGCAAAAAAACAGATAGAGATCGCAGAGAAAGAAGGTGCCGATGCTGTGGCACATGGAGCCACTGGTAAAGGAAATGACCAGGTAAGGTTTGAACTTACATACCTTGCCCTTAAACCTGATATAAAGGTTATAGCACCGTGGAGGAAATGGGGTTTTGACTCAAGGAAGTCACTCATAGAGTATGCGGAGAAGAAAGGCATCCCTGTCTCTGCGACAAAAGAGAAGCCATACAGCATAGACAGGAACCTGCTTCACATCAGCTATGAAGGTGGAATACTGGAGGAACCGTGGGTAGAGCCTCCTTTAGATACCTATACGATGATTGTGCCTTCAGAGAAGGCTCCAGATAAACCAATCTATATCGAGATAGATTATGAGGCTGGTGATCCTGTTGCTGTTGATGGTGAAAGGATGAGTCCAGCAGTGCTAATCGAGAGACTGAATGAGATCGGTGGAGCGAATGGCATTGGAAGGGTAGACATAGTTGAAAATCGTTTTGTGGGCATAAAATCGAGGGGTGTATATGAAACACCCGGAGGTACAATTCTGCATCTCGCCCACAGGGCGGTAGAATCTATAACCATGGACAGGGAGGTTATGCACCTCAGGGATTTGCTCATACCGAAGTATTCTGAACTTATATACTATGGGTTCTGGTTCTCGCCTGAAAGGGAGATGCTTCAGAAGATGATTGACGAAAGCCAGAAGGATGTAACAGGGACAGCAAGGTTGAAACTATATAAAGGGAACTGTGATGTGGTGGGTAGGAAATCACCTGTATCTCTTTACAGTCCTGAACTTGCTACATTTGAGGCAGATAAGGGCTATGAGCAGAAAGATGCAGAAGGGTTTATAAAGTTAAATGCGTTGAGATTAAGAAGGAGGAATAAACAGAAATGA
- the argH gene encoding argininosuccinate lyase yields the protein MIEKPWGGRFKGKTSRLVEDFTESISFDKRLWRYDIKGSIAHARMLAREGIINRDESKNIINGLREIEKEIEDGRFVFRPELEDIHMNIESALIEKIGEAGGKLHTARSRNDQIALDLRLYLRDEINEVLLLIKKLQRVIVTLAERNIDVIMPGYTHLQRAQPVLFPHHLLAHIEALNRDIERFEDCLKRLNLSPLGASSIAGTTFPIDRVSIAKELRFSGVTENSIDSVSDRDFAIEFCGVASVLMMHLSRLSEELVLWSSSEFDFIEIPDAFTTGSSIMPQKKNPDVAELVRGKTGRVYGNLITLLTVMKGLPLSYNRDMQEDKEAIFDTVDTVKESLKVYAEMFKGIKIKDKNMYNAAIGGFTTATDLADYLVKKGMPFRKAHTLVGRIVKYCLDKGKTLAGMSIKEFRAFSEIIDSDVFSCLSVEKAVNDRLSYGGTAKRNVLRRIKRLKGRL from the coding sequence ATGATAGAGAAACCATGGGGTGGAAGATTTAAGGGAAAGACATCGAGGCTCGTAGAGGATTTTACTGAATCCATCTCTTTTGATAAGAGATTATGGCGATATGATATAAAAGGAAGTATTGCCCATGCAAGGATGCTTGCAAGAGAGGGTATCATTAATCGCGATGAATCGAAAAATATTATTAATGGATTGAGGGAGATCGAAAAAGAGATCGAAGATGGAAGGTTTGTCTTTAGGCCAGAACTCGAAGATATACACATGAATATTGAATCTGCCCTTATTGAAAAGATAGGCGAAGCAGGAGGCAAACTGCATACTGCACGGAGCAGAAATGACCAGATAGCACTTGACCTCAGGCTTTATCTCAGGGATGAGATAAACGAGGTATTATTGCTTATAAAGAAGTTACAGAGAGTAATTGTTACTCTGGCAGAGAGAAACATAGATGTCATTATGCCTGGATATACCCATCTCCAGAGGGCTCAGCCAGTGCTTTTTCCACATCATCTCCTTGCACACATAGAGGCATTAAATAGAGATATAGAACGGTTTGAAGACTGCCTCAAGAGATTGAACCTCTCACCACTTGGTGCATCATCTATTGCAGGGACGACATTCCCGATAGACAGGGTATCTATAGCAAAGGAACTAAGATTTTCAGGTGTCACAGAGAATAGCATTGATTCTGTGAGCGATAGAGACTTTGCTATTGAGTTCTGTGGTGTAGCCTCCGTCCTTATGATGCACCTCTCAAGATTATCAGAAGAACTGGTTCTGTGGTCTTCATCTGAATTTGATTTCATAGAGATTCCTGATGCCTTTACCACAGGCTCAAGCATAATGCCTCAGAAAAAGAATCCTGATGTAGCAGAACTTGTAAGGGGAAAGACGGGAAGGGTCTATGGGAATCTTATTACACTTCTCACAGTGATGAAAGGATTACCGCTCTCTTACAACAGAGACATGCAGGAGGATAAGGAGGCAATATTCGATACGGTTGATACAGTCAAAGAGTCACTGAAGGTTTATGCTGAAATGTTTAAAGGCATAAAGATAAAAGACAAAAATATGTATAATGCTGCTATTGGTGGATTTACAACAGCCACCGATCTTGCAGATTATCTTGTAAAAAAGGGTATGCCTTTCAGAAAGGCGCATACTCTTGTCGGAAGGATCGTCAAATACTGCCTTGATAAAGGTAAGACACTGGCAGGGATGTCAATAAAGGAATTCAGAGCCTTCTCTGAGATAATAGATTCCGATGTCTTCAGTTGTTTGTCAGTTGAGAAGGCTGTAAATGACAGGCTTTCTTATGGTGGAACAGCGAAAAGAAACGTTCTCAGGAGGATTAAGAGATTAAAGGGAAGATTGTAA